GTGGGCCTTCCGCATGCCGCGGCCGTTGTCCCGGAACTCCAGAATGTAGTCGCCGGCGCTGTTTTCGCGCGCCGTGAGCAGTACGGGGGTGTCTTCGCTCGAGAATTTGAACGCGTTTTCGAGCAGTTCGTGGATCAGGATGCGGAAGTGATCCGGGTTGATGCGGACGGCGGTCGGCGTCAGGTCCAGCACCAGATCGGCCAGCCGGTTGTGTTTCTGCGCCTCCTTCTCGGCGATCGTACGCAGCAGATCGATGGCGTTTTCGATGTAGGTGTTCTTGAGCGAGGCGAACTTTTCCGGATCGGTCTGCAACACCTCGATTTCGGCGAGCACCGTGTACTTTTCGGCCAGTTCTTCGAGGCGTTCGCCGGCGACGTACACGTCCCGCATCATGTCCCGGATTTCCGTCATCTGAAACAGGTCGGCCTCTTCGGAGATCATCTGGGCGTAGCCGATGATGACGCCGAGAGGCGTACGGAATTCGTGGGGGATGACCCGTGAGATGTTGCGCCCCAGCTCGCGGAGGCGTTCCTCGAACGTGCGATGGTGCCGCGCCTGCTTGTCCAGCCGGGCATGGACGGCCTTCATCACGTCGTCCGCCTTGAACGGCTTGGTCAGGTAATCGTCGGCGCCGTGGTTCATGCCGCGGCGCTGCTCGGTCTGGTCCGCCAGCGCGGTCAGGAAGATGAACGGGATCGTCGCGGTCGTCGGGTCCTGTTTGAGGGCCGCCAGCACATCGTATCCGTCCATCTCCGGCATCATCACATCGGAGATGATGAGGTTGGGGATCTCGTTCTGGGCGATCCGGATGCCCTCGAACCCGTTCTGCGCGGCGAACACGTGGTGCCCCTCGCCTTCGAGCAGATCGATCAGGTTGTCGAGGATCGACGGATCGTCTTCTATCACGAGAATCGACGTCATGGCTGGCTGGCTGGTATCTGGCAGTGACGGGGCAGAGCGACCGTGAAGGTGGTTCCTTTGTTGACCTCGGATTCCACCGTGATGCGCCCGCGATGCATCGCGACGGCGCGTTGAAGGACGGTGAGTCCGAGCCCCGTGCCGGGGCGGGTATCTACGTTGCTGGCCCGATGAAACGGCTCGAACAGATGCGGGATGTCTTCGCTCGGGATGCCGATGCCCTGATCGGCGACGGTGATGTACAGCGTATCGGCATCCGTCCGCAGCGAGATAGCGATCCGGCTGCCGGTGCTCGAATATTTGACGGCGTTCGAGACCAGGTTGGTGACCGCCATCCGAAGCAGGCGGGGGTCGGACGAGAGCAGCACGTCTTCCGCCGGCAGATCGAGGTCGATAAACCGCTCCTGGGTCAGTCCGCCGATCCGGAGCTCTTCCAGCAAGTCGGTGATGCATCCGATCGCTTCGAGATCCTGCGGGTGGCACTCCATATGCCCCGAATCGATCTTGCCGAGGATGAGCACCTCTTCGAGCAGGCCCGTCATGTGTTCGACGTTGCTCTCGATCCGGTTGAGGTGTTTCTGGATCTTGTCTTTCGGCCAGGTCCCGTAAAAGCGATTGAGGAGTTCGGCCGACGAGTTGATGGTGGCCAGCGGCGTCCGGAATTCATGGGAGGCCATCGACACGAAGCGCGTCTTGAGTTCGCTGAGCTCTTTTTCCTGTTCGAGCGCTTTCCGCATCTCCTCGCTCGCCTGCTCGGCGGCGTTTTTGGCGATCTGCAGCTCCCGGTTCGACGCCGCGAGGTCTTCCAGCGCCTTGTTGAGCGCGG
The Rhodothermales bacterium genome window above contains:
- a CDS encoding response regulator, which gives rise to MTSILVIEDDPSILDNLIDLLEGEGHHVFAAQNGFEGIRIAQNEIPNLIISDVMMPEMDGYDVLAALKQDPTTATIPFIFLTALADQTEQRRGMNHGADDYLTKPFKADDVMKAVHARLDKQARHHRTFEERLRELGRNISRVIPHEFRTPLGVIIGYAQMISEEADLFQMTEIRDMMRDVYVAGERLEELAEKYTVLAEIEVLQTDPEKFASLKNTYIENAIDLLRTIAEKEAQKHNRLADLVLDLTPTAVRINPDHFRILIHELLENAFKFSSEDTPVLLTARENSAGDYILEFRDNGRGMRKAHIEQINAFMQFERESYEQQGLGIGLYIAKRIVELYDGTLVLDSALKQGTCARVVLPIVINEAITQELLTM
- a CDS encoding HAMP domain-containing sensor histidine kinase, which produces MHAEPTQVDSTESVDALSREALLARIQKLEKINRALSNRVERSLDWQGDSFVLFQAAIAMETKVNERTAALNKALEDLAASNRELQIAKNAAEQASEEMRKALEQEKELSELKTRFVSMASHEFRTPLATINSSAELLNRFYGTWPKDKIQKHLNRIESNVEHMTGLLEEVLILGKIDSGHMECHPQDLEAIGCITDLLEELRIGGLTQERFIDLDLPAEDVLLSSDPRLLRMAVTNLVSNAVKYSSTGSRIAISLRTDADTLYITVADQGIGIPSEDIPHLFEPFHRASNVDTRPGTGLGLTVLQRAVAMHRGRITVESEVNKGTTFTVALPRHCQIPASQP